A stretch of Candidatus Neomarinimicrobiota bacterium DNA encodes these proteins:
- a CDS encoding glycosyltransferase family 2 protein: MTLPPQPAVSVIIVNYNGLAFLQTCLSALARTTYKHMDTLMVDNGSSDGSVAFVAEHYPTVRVIPSSTNLGYSGGNNLGIKEAPGDIVVLLNNDTEVTPGWLEPLVAEFGTDDGIAACQPKVLSATRPTAAPKCAATISSGSRAMETPRR, encoded by the coding sequence TTGACCCTCCCGCCCCAACCTGCCGTCAGCGTCATCATCGTCAATTACAACGGCCTGGCATTTTTGCAGACCTGCCTCAGCGCACTGGCCCGGACGACCTACAAACATATGGACACCCTGATGGTGGACAACGGGTCAAGCGATGGCAGCGTCGCCTTTGTGGCCGAGCACTATCCTACTGTCCGGGTTATCCCCAGCAGTACGAATCTGGGCTACAGTGGCGGCAATAACCTGGGCATCAAAGAGGCCCCTGGCGATATTGTGGTTTTGCTCAACAACGACACAGAAGTGACCCCCGGCTGGCTGGAACCCCTGGTCGCCGAGTTTGGCACCGACGATGGCATTGCCGCCTGTCAGCCAAAAGTCTTGAGCGCCACCCGCCCCACCGCCGCCCCGAAGTGTGCGGCGACGATATCCAGCGGCTCGCGCGCCATGGAAACGCCGCGCAGA